From the genome of Parazoarcus communis, one region includes:
- a CDS encoding LysR family transcriptional regulator codes for MKSRALLTNLAEADLRLLRIFIAIAESGGLAAAELRLNISRSVISRHLKDLETRLGVRLCERGRSGFALTEEGGTVLDAARRLLSQIEGFRREVAGLHGGMRGELNLAVFDKFVTNPECKLAETIATFGAEAPGVNLNLHVAGTIPIEKGLLEGRFQVAIHPFHRASESLLSWPLFSEQMWLYGAPDHPLLRGGATPDDAVLRTAAFVGLGYHSPNMEHFWRLGLQPAARAHEQEGSVVLIRSGRYLGFLPEHYAQSFEQAGVLRRIPSDTLQYRCDWNVSIARSPAPGRIARHFTSRLRELHGAEVEPR; via the coding sequence ATGAAATCCCGCGCACTCCTGACCAACCTCGCCGAAGCCGACCTTCGTCTGCTCCGGATATTCATTGCGATTGCCGAGTCCGGTGGACTGGCTGCAGCCGAGCTGAGGCTCAACATCAGTCGCTCGGTGATCAGCCGTCACCTCAAGGACCTCGAAACCCGGCTCGGTGTGCGCTTGTGCGAGCGTGGCCGCTCGGGTTTTGCGCTCACCGAGGAAGGCGGAACGGTGCTCGATGCTGCACGCAGGCTGCTGTCGCAGATCGAGGGCTTCAGGCGCGAGGTGGCGGGGCTGCATGGAGGCATGCGTGGCGAACTGAACCTGGCGGTGTTCGACAAATTCGTGACCAATCCCGAGTGCAAGCTGGCGGAAACCATCGCCACCTTTGGTGCCGAGGCGCCCGGGGTGAATCTGAATCTGCATGTGGCCGGGACGATTCCGATCGAGAAGGGCTTGCTCGAAGGTCGGTTTCAGGTCGCCATCCACCCCTTTCATCGCGCCAGTGAGAGCCTGCTGAGCTGGCCGCTGTTCTCCGAGCAGATGTGGCTGTACGGCGCACCCGACCACCCGCTGCTGCGCGGTGGTGCCACGCCCGATGACGCGGTTCTGCGCACTGCGGCCTTCGTCGGCCTGGGCTATCACTCGCCCAATATGGAGCATTTCTGGCGTCTCGGGCTGCAGCCGGCGGCGCGCGCGCATGAGCAGGAGGGCAGCGTGGTGCTGATCCGCTCGGGACGCTATCTCGGTTTTCTGCCCGAGCACTATGCGCAGTCCTTCGAGCAGGCGGGCGTACTGCGGCGGATTCCCTCGGATACCCTGCAGTATCGCTGCGACTGGAACGTGTCGATCGCGCGCAGCCCGGCGCCGGGGCGCATTGCCCGTCACTTCACCAGTCGGCTGCGCGAGCTGCATGGCGCCGAGGTCGAGCCACGGTGA
- a CDS encoding pseudouridine synthase, with product MSRLILLNKPYGVLCQFSDETGRATLKDHVAVPGVYAAGRLDTDSEGLLLLTDDGALQHRIADPRHKLPKTYLVQIEGEPDDAALAQLRVGVDLGDFVTRPCEARSVAEPDWLWPRDPPVRFRKTVPTAWLEIVLREGKNRQVRRMTAKVGLPTLRLVRVAIGDWSLDGLLPGQSREVPVPAGLVQTTAAAPPRKQGGRRNVPRRR from the coding sequence GTGTCGCGACTGATTCTGCTGAACAAGCCCTACGGGGTGCTGTGCCAATTTTCCGACGAGACCGGGCGCGCCACGCTCAAGGATCATGTCGCCGTGCCCGGCGTGTATGCGGCCGGACGACTCGACACCGACAGCGAGGGTTTGCTGCTGCTCACTGACGACGGCGCGCTGCAGCACCGGATTGCCGATCCGCGCCACAAGCTGCCCAAGACCTATCTGGTGCAGATCGAAGGTGAACCGGACGATGCCGCGCTTGCGCAGTTGCGTGTCGGGGTGGATCTGGGCGACTTCGTCACCCGGCCGTGCGAGGCGCGCAGCGTGGCGGAGCCCGACTGGCTGTGGCCGCGCGATCCGCCGGTGCGGTTTCGCAAGACGGTGCCGACCGCGTGGCTGGAGATCGTGTTGCGCGAGGGCAAGAACCGGCAGGTGCGGCGGATGACGGCGAAGGTGGGCCTGCCGACCCTGCGCCTGGTGCGCGTGGCGATCGGGGACTGGTCGCTGGATGGCCTGCTGCCGGGACAGTCGCGCGAGGTGCCGGTGCCCGCCGGTCTGGTGCAGACCACCGCTGCAGCGCCACCGCGCAAGCAAGGTGGGCGGCGGAACGTGCCCCGCAGGCGGTAG
- a CDS encoding DUF192 domain-containing protein translates to MAALVPAIVGAQMQVAELGAGMFRIETEVAYTGPDRQLGLMNRKSMPAHRGMVFVFPQNAQHCMWMKNTLLPLSVAFLDDGGRILNIEDMQPQTEDNHCAAAPARFALEMNLGWFRERGIKAGDLIRGTERLPAPR, encoded by the coding sequence ATGGCGGCACTCGTGCCGGCGATCGTGGGCGCGCAGATGCAGGTCGCGGAACTCGGCGCCGGCATGTTCCGCATCGAGACCGAAGTGGCCTACACCGGCCCGGATCGTCAGCTCGGGCTGATGAATCGCAAGAGCATGCCTGCGCATCGCGGCATGGTTTTCGTCTTTCCGCAGAATGCGCAGCACTGCATGTGGATGAAGAACACCCTGTTGCCGCTTTCGGTGGCCTTTCTGGACGACGGCGGGCGCATCCTCAACATCGAAGACATGCAGCCGCAGACCGAAGACAACCACTGCGCGGCCGCGCCAGCGCGCTTTGCGCTGGAAATGAATCTGGGCTGGTTTCGCGAGCGCGGGATCAAGGCGGGTGACCTGATCCGCGGTACCGAACGTCTGCCGGCGCCGCGCTGA
- the flhB gene encoding flagellar biosynthesis protein FlhB, producing the protein MAEESDLEKTEPASPRRIEQAREEGQVPQSRELSTFFITMTGVATLWLLGDWMADRLFGLLRRSFAFEREMAFDHVLMLDGFNTLLSGALLTMMPLFLTLLVAAVASPIALGGLVFSPKALGPNFGRMNPLQGLARMFSVHGLAEMVKAILKSLLVGGVSAIVLWVNKDHLFDLMVEPLEVGMPDFADTVAFAALMITTSLGLLALMDVPFQLWQYHKKLRMTKEEVKREGKEQEGDPQVKGRIRAMQREMARRRMMSEVPKADVVVTNPTHFSVALKYDASRMAAPIVVAKGRGDLALKIREIARENKVAMLEAPPLARALYAHCELEQAVPATLFTAVAEVMAYVYQLNNWVAEGGLPPQPPAELPVPEGLDPGAPEE; encoded by the coding sequence GTGGCAGAAGAGAGCGATCTCGAGAAAACCGAACCAGCGTCACCACGACGAATAGAGCAGGCCCGCGAGGAAGGGCAGGTTCCGCAGTCGCGCGAACTGTCGACCTTCTTCATCACCATGACCGGGGTGGCGACGCTGTGGCTGCTCGGCGACTGGATGGCGGACCGTCTGTTCGGGCTGTTGCGACGCTCGTTTGCGTTCGAGCGCGAGATGGCCTTCGACCATGTGCTCATGCTCGACGGCTTCAATACGCTGCTCAGCGGCGCGCTGCTGACCATGATGCCCCTGTTCCTGACCCTGCTCGTGGCCGCGGTGGCGTCCCCCATTGCGCTCGGCGGTCTGGTGTTTTCCCCCAAGGCGCTGGGGCCCAATTTCGGCCGCATGAATCCCCTGCAGGGGCTGGCGCGGATGTTCTCGGTGCACGGCCTGGCCGAGATGGTGAAGGCCATCCTGAAATCCTTGCTGGTGGGCGGCGTGTCGGCCATCGTGCTGTGGGTCAACAAGGATCACCTGTTCGATCTGATGGTCGAGCCGCTGGAAGTGGGCATGCCCGACTTTGCCGACACGGTGGCCTTTGCGGCGCTGATGATCACCACCAGTCTGGGTTTGCTGGCGCTGATGGATGTGCCCTTCCAGCTGTGGCAGTACCACAAGAAACTGCGCATGACCAAGGAAGAGGTCAAGCGCGAAGGCAAGGAGCAGGAGGGCGACCCGCAGGTCAAGGGCCGCATCCGTGCGATGCAGCGCGAGATGGCGCGCCGGCGGATGATGTCCGAGGTGCCCAAGGCCGACGTGGTGGTGACCAACCCGACGCACTTCTCGGTGGCGCTGAAGTACGATGCGAGCCGGATGGCTGCGCCCATCGTCGTGGCCAAGGGGCGCGGCGATTTGGCGCTGAAGATTCGCGAGATCGCGCGCGAGAACAAGGTGGCCATGCTCGAAGCGCCGCCGCTGGCACGCGCACTGTATGCGCACTGCGAACTGGAGCAGGCGGTGCCCGCAACCCTGTTTACTGCCGTGGCCGAGGTGATGGCCTACGTCTATCAGCTCAATAACTGGGTGGCCGAAGGCGGATTGCCGCCGCAGCCACCTGCCGAATTGCCGGTGCCCGAGGGGCTTGACCCCGGCGCCCCCGAAGAGTGA
- the flhA gene encoding flagellar biosynthesis protein FlhA: MASNDTLNLRALITPENLRTLAAPILIIMILSMMVLPLPVFLLDVFFTFNIAISVMVMLVAMYSKKPLDFSVFPTVLLVTTLLRLSLNVASTRIVLLEGHGGGDAAGKVIEAFGSFLVGGNTAVGLVVFVILTLINFVVITKGAGRIAEVSARFTLDAMPGKQMAIDADLNAGLIDEKTAKSRRKEIGQESDFYGAMDGASKFVRGDAVAGILILVINIIGGLFVGVMQHDMAIGEAGRTYTLLTIGDGLVAQIPALIISVAAGLVVSRVGDEGDIGGQVINQVFSNPQVLGLTAIIIGVLGLIPGMPNVVFILLAAMFAALAWMRHKRIGEELQAAEAPAAAQAAAAQQPAESQEASWNDVAPVDVLGLEVGYRLIPMVDKGQDGELLKRIRGLRRKFAQEVGFLSSPVHIRDNLELKPNAYRIALKGVEIGTGEAYPGQFLAINPGRVSGPLSGRETKDPAFGLPAFWIEGGGREQAHALGYTVVDASTVVATHLNHVILNHAAELLGRQETQSLLDHIGKDAPKLIEDLVPKLLSVSTVQRVLQNLLDEGVNIRDMRSIIEVLAEHAPRIQDPVELTAKVREALGRAIVQSLFPGNAEVQVMSLEPGLERILLQAMSASGEGGAIEPGLADTLLRQTAQLAQRQEDIGLPPVLLVPAQLRMLLSRFLRRAVPSLKVISNGEVPESRTIRITGMVGTPT; the protein is encoded by the coding sequence ATGGCCTCGAACGATACCCTGAACCTGCGCGCGCTGATCACGCCAGAGAACCTGCGCACGCTGGCGGCACCGATCCTCATCATCATGATTCTGTCGATGATGGTGCTGCCCTTGCCGGTGTTCCTGCTCGACGTCTTCTTCACCTTCAACATCGCGATCTCGGTGATGGTGATGCTGGTGGCGATGTACTCGAAGAAACCGCTCGATTTCTCGGTGTTCCCGACCGTGCTGCTGGTCACCACCTTGCTGCGGCTGTCGCTCAACGTGGCCTCGACCCGGATCGTGCTGCTCGAAGGCCATGGCGGCGGCGATGCGGCAGGCAAGGTGATCGAGGCCTTCGGCAGCTTCCTGGTCGGCGGTAATACGGCGGTTGGTCTGGTGGTGTTCGTCATCCTCACCCTGATCAACTTCGTCGTCATCACCAAGGGTGCCGGCCGTATCGCCGAAGTGAGCGCGCGCTTCACCCTGGATGCGATGCCGGGCAAGCAGATGGCGATCGACGCCGACCTCAACGCCGGTCTGATCGACGAGAAGACAGCCAAGAGCCGACGCAAGGAGATCGGGCAGGAGTCAGACTTCTACGGCGCGATGGACGGTGCGTCCAAGTTCGTCCGTGGCGATGCGGTCGCTGGCATCCTGATCCTGGTCATCAACATCATCGGCGGTCTGTTCGTCGGCGTGATGCAGCACGACATGGCGATTGGCGAGGCGGGTCGCACCTATACGCTGCTCACCATTGGTGACGGCCTGGTGGCACAGATTCCGGCGCTGATCATCTCGGTTGCGGCCGGTCTGGTCGTGTCCCGCGTCGGCGACGAGGGCGATATTGGCGGGCAGGTCATCAACCAGGTGTTTTCCAACCCTCAGGTGCTGGGACTGACCGCCATCATCATCGGCGTGCTCGGCCTGATCCCGGGGATGCCCAACGTGGTGTTCATCCTGCTTGCGGCCATGTTCGCCGCGCTGGCGTGGATGCGGCACAAGCGCATCGGCGAGGAGTTGCAGGCGGCAGAGGCGCCCGCGGCGGCGCAGGCGGCTGCGGCGCAGCAGCCGGCCGAATCGCAGGAGGCAAGCTGGAACGATGTGGCGCCGGTCGATGTGCTCGGGCTGGAGGTGGGTTACCGCCTGATTCCGATGGTGGACAAGGGGCAGGATGGTGAACTGCTCAAGCGCATTCGCGGCCTGCGCCGCAAGTTTGCGCAGGAGGTGGGGTTCCTGTCCTCGCCGGTGCATATTCGCGACAACCTCGAGCTCAAGCCCAATGCTTACCGGATTGCGCTCAAGGGGGTCGAGATCGGCACTGGCGAAGCGTATCCGGGGCAGTTCCTGGCGATCAATCCGGGTCGTGTGTCGGGGCCGCTGAGCGGTCGCGAGACCAAGGATCCGGCCTTCGGCCTGCCTGCATTCTGGATCGAAGGCGGCGGTCGGGAGCAGGCGCATGCGCTCGGATACACGGTGGTCGACGCGAGCACGGTGGTGGCGACCCACCTCAATCACGTCATCCTCAACCATGCCGCCGAGCTGCTCGGGCGGCAGGAAACCCAGTCGCTGCTCGACCATATCGGCAAGGACGCGCCCAAGCTCATCGAGGATCTGGTGCCCAAACTGCTGTCGGTTTCCACCGTGCAGCGGGTGTTGCAGAACCTGCTCGACGAGGGCGTCAATATCCGCGACATGCGCAGCATCATCGAGGTGCTGGCCGAACATGCGCCGCGCATTCAGGATCCGGTCGAGCTCACCGCGAAGGTACGCGAGGCGCTGGGGCGCGCGATTGTCCAGAGCCTGTTCCCGGGCAATGCCGAAGTGCAGGTGATGTCGCTCGAGCCCGGTCTCGAGCGCATCCTGCTGCAGGCCATGAGTGCGAGCGGCGAGGGCGGGGCGATCGAGCCGGGTCTGGCCGACACCCTGCTGCGTCAGACGGCGCAGCTTGCCCAGCGCCAGGAAGACATCGGCCTGCCGCCGGTGCTGCTGGTTCCGGCGCAGCTGCGCATGCTGCTGTCGCGCTTCCTGCGCCGTGCCGTGCCTTCGCTGAAAGTCATCTCCAATGGCG